A genomic region of Elusimicrobiota bacterium contains the following coding sequences:
- a CDS encoding zinc ribbon domain-containing protein, with amino-acid sequence MALVKCPECGHEISDKALQCVRCGYPVKPDIEKKQTPPNIASANTAALTGSLQSPKAKIGLFGYIALAVLIFLVVVLSYHPKRVFEVNDRVTVVDSDKQLTGYIEGGNELSYLFGGKGHMVEIPESEKATNGEKGTVERVSYERETPDIRYYTDGTQKVVGYTHSGEKKYTVKLDSGKKIQIFGEGLEKIKDNGKSKENKEDASRLYNKYFRSPQ; translated from the coding sequence ATGGCACTGGTAAAATGTCCTGAATGTGGTCATGAAATATCTGATAAGGCTTTGCAATGTGTGAGATGCGGATACCCAGTTAAACCTGATATTGAAAAAAAACAAACGCCACCTAATATTGCAAGTGCAAATACTGCGGCTCTAACGGGTTCTTTGCAAAGCCCTAAAGCGAAGATAGGTCTTTTTGGTTATATTGCTTTAGCAGTTTTGATTTTTCTTGTTGTGGTACTTTCTTATCATCCCAAAAGAGTTTTTGAAGTAAATGATAGAGTTACTGTAGTTGATAGTGATAAGCAGTTGACGGGTTATATTGAAGGTGGCAATGAGCTATCTTATTTGTTTGGTGGCAAAGGACATATGGTAGAAATCCCAGAATCAGAAAAAGCCACTAACGGCGAAAAAGGAACGGTTGAAAGAGTAAGTTATGAACGAGAAACACCAGACATAAGGTATTACACAGATGGGACACAAAAAGTTGTAGGCTACACGCATTCAGGAGAAAAAAAATATACAGTAAAATTGGATAGTGGAAAAAAAATACAAATTTTTGGAGAGGGGCTTGAAAAGATAAAGGATAATGGAAAAAGTAAAGAAAATAAAGAAGATGCGTCAAGACTTTATAATAAATATTTTAGGTCTCCTCAATGA
- a CDS encoding recombinase family protein translates to MSKTLSARNSEERNTDKVNAVGYIRVSTDLQAENGQGLEIQKEAIQKYCKENPQFNLIKIYEDSGISGAVDQRPGLIELLEDSKVKKFQFVFVSKLDRIARDTFLTLWIEKELKKSEITLVSISEPYRWDDPTQRIFLQLISSFAEFERTRIVERLLSGRLRKINQGRYAGGKPPTGYKSRGGELFIDNQEAQIIERIFRMRFGRKSLYSIAKTLNEEGVPSKYGHKWYPSGIKYILQNQTYWGKIKYGKTEKGIHQKIDLFRRSAPPLTR, encoded by the coding sequence ATGAGCAAAACTCTCTCCGCTAGAAATAGCGAAGAGAGAAATACGGATAAAGTCAACGCAGTTGGATACATACGAGTAAGCACCGACCTTCAAGCCGAAAATGGACAGGGTCTTGAAATCCAGAAAGAAGCCATCCAAAAATACTGCAAAGAAAACCCTCAATTTAACTTAATCAAAATTTATGAAGATTCTGGAATATCTGGAGCTGTTGACCAACGCCCCGGGCTTATAGAGCTTTTGGAAGACTCCAAAGTAAAGAAATTCCAGTTTGTCTTTGTTTCAAAGTTAGACCGCATTGCAAGAGATACCTTCCTCACTCTTTGGATAGAAAAAGAACTCAAAAAATCCGAAATAACCCTAGTATCAATTTCAGAACCCTACCGCTGGGATGACCCTACCCAAAGGATATTTCTCCAACTTATTTCCTCTTTTGCTGAATTTGAAAGAACAAGAATCGTAGAACGCTTGCTTTCCGGTAGATTGAGAAAAATCAATCAAGGAAGATATGCTGGCGGAAAACCGCCTACTGGGTATAAATCTAGGGGTGGGGAACTGTTTATTGATAACCAAGAAGCACAAATAATTGAAAGAATATTCAGGATGAGGTTCGGAAGGAAGTCTTTATATTCTATTGCTAAGACTTTGAATGAGGAAGGGGTTCCTTCTAAATATGGGCATAAATGGTATCCATCGGGCATCAAATATATTCTCCAGAATCAGACCTATTGGGGAAAGATAAAGTACGGCAAGACAGAGAAAGGGATTCATCAGAAGATAGATTTATTCAGAAGGTCAGCCCCACCTTTAACAAGGTAA
- a CDS encoding helix-turn-helix transcriptional regulator, which translates to MENIYKQLGSRIREIRKKKSLTLEELSDRAELDWSFLARIETGKAIPSIMSLSKISKALNVSITDLFSNHILGQDKLLESEIISLIHKLKTSDKTQLIKILKTILPV; encoded by the coding sequence ATGGAAAATATCTATAAGCAGTTGGGCAGTAGAATCCGGGAAATTCGCAAAAAGAAAAGTTTAACGCTTGAGGAACTATCTGACAGGGCTGAACTTGATTGGTCTTTTTTGGCTAGGATTGAAACTGGAAAGGCAATTCCTTCTATAATGTCACTTTCAAAGATTTCCAAAGCTTTAAATGTGTCTATAACTGATTTATTTTCTAACCATATCCTTGGGCAGGATAAACTCCTTGAAAGTGAAATAATTTCTTTAATTCACAAACTTAAGACTTCAGACAAAACTCAGCTAATAAAAATCCTAAAAACTATCCTTCCAGTTTAA
- a CDS encoding zinc ribbon domain-containing protein produces MALRKCPECGHEISDKALHCVKCGCPIKSDSAETIKLDSEKKQTLPTVTTPIKTTAIDCQACKQEKVMLPTKISRMSPVVVAIGWILTVPSILGIFFAILVFISTMQVSVASGTASTGTNVATGIGVIVAVVIGIISLVIGLLGYILIMKKKVYKCSACGYVLDRA; encoded by the coding sequence ATGGCTCTAAGAAAATGTCCTGAATGTGGTCATGAAATATCTGATAAGGCTTTGCACTGTGTGAAATGTGGTTGTCCAATTAAATCCGATAGTGCGGAAACTATTAAACTTGATAGTGAAAAAAAACAAACGCTACCTACTGTTACAACTCCGATTAAGACAACTGCTATAGATTGTCAGGCATGTAAGCAAGAAAAAGTAATGCTACCAACAAAGATTTCAAGAATGTCCCCAGTAGTCGTTGCAATTGGGTGGATATTGACTGTTCCCTCAATTCTCGGAATATTTTTTGCAATTCTTGTTTTTATTTCAACTATGCAAGTATCAGTAGCTTCAGGCACAGCTTCCACAGGTACAAATGTCGCAACTGGCATTGGCGTAATCGTTGCAGTAGTGATTGGCATTATTTCACTTGTAATCGGTTTGCTTGGATATATCCTGATTATGAAAAAGAAAGTATACAAATGTTCTGCATGTGGTTATGTCTTAGACCGGGCATAA
- a CDS encoding DUF3768 domain-containing protein — protein MSIAERNDAFRKNILFSVDSRNKMLITQGITASFNDKQIADIFGAVRDFNNFNQDNNPWGEHDFGSILIFGRKIFWKIDDYQGEDATDLVLTILLAEEY, from the coding sequence ATGAGCATAGCAGAAAGAAATGACGCTTTCAGAAAGAATATTCTTTTCAGCGTTGATTCAAGAAACAAAATGCTTATTACTCAAGGGATAACCGCTTCATTTAATGATAAGCAGATTGCTGATATTTTTGGAGCTGTCAGAGATTTCAATAACTTTAATCAGGACAATAACCCTTGGGGCGAACACGATTTCGGGAGTATTTTGATTTTCGGCAGAAAGATATTCTGGAAGATAGATGACTACCAAGGTGAAGACGCTACTGATTTAGTATTGACTATTCTGCTCGCAGAAGAATATTAA
- a CDS encoding zinc ribbon domain-containing protein: MSLISCPECGATISNKAKICVKCGLPLKEYVPKENDEIKTVLKLIKERKRVSQDLLKAHLGSSARATNILSELEIQGFITKPDLSNRWEIDFEKIDKYLEVVPQENKK; the protein is encoded by the coding sequence ATGTCTTTAATTAGTTGTCCTGAATGTGGTGCAACAATATCAAACAAAGCAAAAATATGTGTTAAATGTGGTTTACCGCTGAAAGAATATGTGCCCAAGGAAAACGATGAAATAAAAACAGTTCTTAAACTTATTAAAGAAAGAAAAAGAGTTTCTCAAGATTTGTTAAAAGCTCATCTTGGTTCATCCGCAAGGGCAACGAATATTTTATCAGAGCTTGAAATTCAAGGTTTCATTACAAAACCAGATTTGTCTAATCGTTGGGAAATTGACTTTGAAAAAATTGACAAATATTTAGAGGTAGTCCCTCAAGAAAATAAAAAATGA